In the genome of Lactuca sativa cultivar Salinas chromosome 3, Lsat_Salinas_v11, whole genome shotgun sequence, the window tagttttattaaatattattttttgctTTTAACTAGTTTTTCAAGTAACAACTAATTTTTTAGGGTTTCATATGAGCTTTTctgttaataattaattttccggCCACTAGCTAGTTAGTTATTTATCTTGCAATTTGTATTACTTTATCTCTAATTTCTTACATATATTAATTGACTCTTTTTTTAATAGACTCGTCTTGAAATACCTTATCCGTAAAATCCCGTTTCATTATAACAGATTCACATTTACTAATCATTTATGCAAAGTAAAATTTTGGAAGAAAAAATAACAGCTAATTAATGATTGAAAATCAAAGCTTCGAATCCACCCATAAATCTAATACATACCTATGGTGTGAAAACTATGAACCCCTCCTCATAATTTGCCACAAAATCTCATCCATATCATCTCCCAATACACACCCGCAAATCCCCAAATAAGCAATCATCAAGATGAAAATCACCAATCAAACCCCCCCTAAAATCACACCTCCCAATTATGCATCTTAAACTTGATTTTCATTATCCATTCATTTCCAAATGAGGGGTGAAATAGTGATAGAAATAGAAATAGAATAAAGAATATACACTCACAAATAGAAAACTAGAGTAACCCTAATTTTCCCGGAATTCCATACAAAATTTAACAAGATATTAACCCTTTGACTATTCCTTCGCTTTCTTGATTTTGATGATATGTAATGAGTCCACACCACCTTGAATATCAATAATATCCTTTATCATTTTAATAAAATCCTTCAAAATCCGTTCTTCCCCATCTTCATTCAGTCCACctctctcttcttttctctccccAATCACAAATTACTTTTCCGATCAATCTTTATACCCAAGAAAACCCACAAAAGCAAACAAATCAATCCCTTCAAGAAACCACAAGATTCCATTTCCACCATCATCAAAAGGAAAAAGTAAAGTTTGGGGGAAGATTGAAGAACATCGTCATCAACACCATCAACACAGCAAGAACAATTCCTttttttcatctttccttttttgtttttgtatttgtTTTTGTTCACCAATCATCAATTTTCTTGAAAAGATTGGAATCATTCTTCAAACCCTACAAAGAAACAAAACAAATTATTTGAGATTTATTCATACCCTGGCCACATTCCAAGAAAATCAAACCTAACCCAGTTTGGATTCAGGAAAAAAAAGAGTTGGTGTTTTCCATTTCAAGATTTTCTTGGAAATTATGAAGTCATCTCATCTTGATAATATCCCATCAACGCCTGGCAAATTCAAGATGGAAAAATCCCAATACAATCATAGATTCAGATGGCATTATTCGTATCTAGCAAAGCTCACATTTTGGAGTTTCGTTTTCTTGGGATTAATCTtcattttcttcttcaaatcaccGCCGTCATCATCGCCGTACTCCTCCGCCGGATCGATCCCATCAGATCTCTCTCGCAGATCTTTAAAAACCAATTCTTGGGGTGGACCCATTTGGGAAAAACGCGTCCGATCATCCGCCAAGATCCGTTCCAATACTGGGTTCTGCGTTTTAGTCACCGGAGCAGCCGGATTCGTCGGAACCCATGTCAGCGCCGCCTTGAAACGCCGTGGCGACGGTGTTTTAGGTCTTGATAACTTCAACGACTATTACGATCCTTCCCTGAAAAGAGCTCGTCAAGCTTTACTAGAAAGAAGTGGGATTTACATCGTCGAAGGCGACATTAACGACGTCGCATTGCTCAAAAAACTCTTCGAGGTAATCCCTTTTACTCATGTCATGCATTTAGCTGCTCAAGCCGGCGTTCGATACGCCATGGAAAACCCAAGCTCTTACATCCATAGCAACATCGCCGGACTTGTTAATCTTCTTGAAGTCTGTAAAAACGCAAACCCACAACCCGCAATCGTTTGGGCATCATCTAGTTCTGTTTACGGATTGAACACAAAAGTACCCTTTTCAGAAAAAGATCGAACCGATCAACCGGCGAGCCTCTACGCCGCCACAAAAAAAGCCGGCGAAGAGATTGCACATACTTATAACCACATCTATGGCCTCTCTCTAACTGGTTTACGATTCTTTACTGTTTATGGACCTTGGGGAAGACCAGATATGGCTTATTTCTTCTTCACGAAAGAcatcttgaaaggaaaatcgattCCCATTTTCGAATCTGTCAACCATGGAACTGTCGCTCGTGATTTCACATACATTGATGATATCGTAAAGGGTTGTTTAGGTGCTTTAGATACTGCTGAAAAGAGTACAGGAAGTGGTGGGAAGAAGAAAGGTCCTGCACAATTGAGAGTTTTTAACTTAGGGAACACTTCACCTGTTCCTGTTTCAGATCTCgtttctattttggagaagttatTGAAAgtgaaagcaaaaagaagagttATGAAGTTGCCAAGAAATGGTGATGTCCCATTTACTCATGCAAATATTAGTTTAGCTCAAAGGGAATTTGGGTATAAACCAACGACTGATCTTCAAATGGGTTTGAAGAAATTTGTTCGATGGTATGTGAGTTATTATGGATCTGGAAAGAAGAGTGATCATTGatggaaaagaaagaaagaaagaaagaaagtggTAAACAT includes:
- the LOC111921639 gene encoding UDP-glucuronate 4-epimerase 3 — its product is MKSSHLDNIPSTPGKFKMEKSQYNHRFRWHYSYLAKLTFWSFVFLGLIFIFFFKSPPSSSPYSSAGSIPSDLSRRSLKTNSWGGPIWEKRVRSSAKIRSNTGFCVLVTGAAGFVGTHVSAALKRRGDGVLGLDNFNDYYDPSLKRARQALLERSGIYIVEGDINDVALLKKLFEVIPFTHVMHLAAQAGVRYAMENPSSYIHSNIAGLVNLLEVCKNANPQPAIVWASSSSVYGLNTKVPFSEKDRTDQPASLYAATKKAGEEIAHTYNHIYGLSLTGLRFFTVYGPWGRPDMAYFFFTKDILKGKSIPIFESVNHGTVARDFTYIDDIVKGCLGALDTAEKSTGSGGKKKGPAQLRVFNLGNTSPVPVSDLVSILEKLLKVKAKRRVMKLPRNGDVPFTHANISLAQREFGYKPTTDLQMGLKKFVRWYVSYYGSGKKSDH